The Hymenobacter sp. DG01 genome has a segment encoding these proteins:
- a CDS encoding TolC family protein has translation MLKRRIYKGLSAATLALAVGACKTPQLTQKTENRTVPASYTGSTQDSTNTTGKVQWKQFFTDPNLVALIDTALRNNQELNITLQEIQIARNEVQVRKGEYLPFIGLGARADADRPGRYTLQGATEEQVAIKPDKPNPDPLTNYQVGAFATWEVDIWHKLRNSRKAAANRYLASVEGKNFMVTNLIAEIATSYYELLALDNQLAIVKQNIAIQSNALEAVRLQKEAARTTELAVRRFEAQVHNTQSLQYNVQQRIVETENRLNFLVGRYPRAIVRDDASFNSFVPATIQAGVPAQLLLNRPDIRQAEQNLAASKLDVQVARANFYPSLRITGSAGFGAFKPGLLFSSPESMLFSLGGDLVAPLVNRNGINAVYSSANARQIQTAYQYEQTILKAYVEVANQLANLSNLDKSYGEKARAVEALNQSVTISNSLFRSARADYTEVLLTQREALESKFDLTETKLQQLTAMVNVYRALGGGWQ, from the coding sequence ATGCTTAAAAGACGCATCTATAAAGGCCTGAGCGCCGCCACCCTTGCCCTGGCCGTGGGCGCCTGCAAAACCCCGCAGCTGACGCAGAAAACCGAGAACCGTACGGTTCCGGCTTCCTACACGGGTAGCACCCAGGACTCGACGAACACCACGGGAAAGGTGCAGTGGAAACAGTTTTTCACTGACCCCAACCTGGTAGCCCTGATTGACACCGCCCTGCGCAACAACCAGGAGCTGAACATCACCCTGCAGGAAATCCAGATTGCCCGCAACGAGGTGCAAGTTCGTAAGGGCGAGTACCTGCCTTTCATCGGTTTAGGCGCCCGCGCCGATGCGGACCGGCCCGGCCGCTACACCCTGCAGGGTGCCACGGAAGAGCAGGTGGCCATCAAGCCCGACAAGCCCAACCCCGACCCACTGACCAACTACCAGGTAGGCGCTTTTGCTACCTGGGAGGTGGACATCTGGCACAAGCTGCGCAACTCCCGGAAGGCGGCGGCTAACCGCTACCTGGCTTCGGTGGAGGGCAAGAACTTCATGGTGACCAACCTGATTGCCGAAATTGCCACCTCCTACTACGAGCTGCTGGCCCTCGACAACCAACTGGCCATTGTGAAGCAGAACATTGCCATTCAAAGCAATGCCCTGGAAGCCGTGCGCCTGCAGAAAGAAGCCGCCCGCACCACCGAGCTGGCCGTACGCCGCTTTGAGGCCCAGGTGCACAACACCCAGAGCCTGCAGTACAACGTGCAGCAGCGCATCGTGGAAACCGAGAACCGGCTCAACTTCCTGGTGGGCCGCTACCCCCGCGCCATCGTCCGCGACGATGCCTCGTTTAATAGCTTCGTGCCGGCCACCATTCAGGCCGGGGTCCCGGCCCAACTCCTGCTCAACCGCCCCGACATCCGGCAGGCCGAGCAGAACCTAGCGGCTTCCAAGCTTGATGTGCAGGTAGCGCGGGCTAATTTCTACCCCTCGCTGCGCATTACAGGCTCGGCCGGGTTCGGCGCCTTCAAGCCCGGCCTGCTGTTTTCCAGCCCCGAGTCGATGCTGTTCTCCCTGGGCGGTGACTTGGTAGCGCCGCTGGTGAACCGCAACGGTATTAACGCGGTGTATTCCAGCGCCAATGCCCGCCAGATCCAGACCGCCTACCAGTACGAGCAGACGATTCTGAAGGCCTACGTGGAGGTAGCCAACCAGCTGGCCAACCTCAGCAACCTCGATAAAAGCTACGGCGAGAAAGCCCGGGCAGTGGAAGCCCTGAACCAGTCGGTAACCATCTCCAATAGCCTGTTCCGCTCCGCCCGCGCAGACTACACGGAAGTGCTCCTGACCCAGCGCGAAGCTCTAGAATCAAAATTCGACCTAACCGAGACCAAGCTTCAGCAGCTCACAGCCATGGTGAATGTGTACCGGGCCCTGGGCGGCGGCTGGCAGTAA
- a CDS encoding PhzF family phenazine biosynthesis protein: MLLPLYQVDAFTDRPFAGNPAAACPLTEWLPAETMQAIAAENNLAETAFFVPKSGHEYEIRWFTPAVEVELCGHATLASAHVLYRHLNFQEAEIVFHSKSGPLRVSQAAEGRLTLDFPARPPKPLSLHPDGLLDGLRATPLSIHAGPDLVCVFNSEAEVRALHPDMAHLAKVEYRAVIATAPGTEGIDFVSRFFGPRVGVPEDPVTGSAHTTLVPYWAERLGKTTFHARQVSARGGDLWCELRGDRVLMSGHAVTYLKGEIEVG; the protein is encoded by the coding sequence ATGCTGCTACCCCTCTACCAGGTCGATGCCTTCACCGACCGGCCCTTTGCCGGCAACCCCGCCGCCGCGTGCCCCCTCACCGAGTGGCTGCCCGCCGAAACCATGCAAGCCATTGCCGCCGAAAACAACCTGGCCGAAACCGCCTTCTTCGTCCCGAAATCGGGCCACGAGTATGAAATCCGCTGGTTTACGCCGGCCGTGGAGGTTGAGCTGTGCGGGCACGCTACCCTGGCCTCGGCCCACGTACTCTACCGTCACCTCAACTTTCAGGAGGCCGAAATTGTGTTCCACTCCAAAAGCGGGCCGCTACGCGTGAGCCAGGCCGCGGAGGGGCGCCTGACGCTCGACTTCCCGGCCCGTCCGCCCAAACCCCTCAGCCTGCACCCCGATGGCCTGCTCGACGGGCTGCGGGCTACGCCTCTGAGCATTCACGCCGGCCCCGACCTGGTATGCGTGTTTAACTCGGAAGCGGAAGTGCGCGCCCTGCACCCCGACATGGCCCACCTGGCTAAAGTAGAGTACCGCGCCGTTATTGCCACCGCCCCCGGTACCGAGGGCATCGACTTCGTTTCGCGGTTTTTCGGCCCCCGCGTGGGCGTGCCCGAAGACCCGGTAACCGGCTCGGCGCATACTACCCTGGTGCCCTACTGGGCTGAGCGGCTAGGCAAAACCACCTTCCACGCCCGCCAGGTATCGGCCCGTGGCGGCGACCTATGGTGCGAGCTGCGCGGCGACCGGGTGCTGATGAGCGGCCACGCCGTAACCTACCTCAAAGGAGAAATTGAGGTAGGGTAG
- the hutI gene encoding imidazolonepropionase, giving the protein MGYTLLIRHCGQLLTMDGTGSHGPLTGSGLRDWRSITDGYVACEQDRIVALGPMAELDESLVTPATRIVEARGQVVMPGLVECHTHLVFGGNRAAEFQRKLQGESYLDILASGGGILSTVRATRAASDAQLLENALHHLAGFRCYGVTTLEAKTGYGLDAATELRLLQTARETGRQQPTRIVSTFLGAHVPGPEYAGRPAAYLDMLAAEVLPRLDPTEVPFVDIFCEQGAFSVADSRRYLARARELGFGLKIHAEQLHDLGGCEMAAGLDAVSIDHCDYLTPAAAARIAALTGGRTVAVLLPLVPLFLRQEQYARGRQLIEAGLPVAISTDFNPGSCPSKNLWLAVAVACLKMGFTPREALAAVTLNAAWAIGQQQECGSLEPGKRADVLVLDVPTPEEIPYWLGENPVRTVIIGGQVQAS; this is encoded by the coding sequence ATGGGATACACCTTGCTTATCCGCCATTGCGGGCAGCTGCTGACCATGGACGGCACGGGCAGCCACGGCCCCCTGACCGGCTCCGGCCTGCGCGACTGGCGCAGCATCACCGATGGGTACGTGGCCTGCGAGCAGGACCGCATTGTGGCCCTGGGGCCCATGGCAGAACTGGATGAAAGCTTAGTCACGCCGGCCACCCGAATTGTAGAGGCCCGGGGCCAGGTGGTAATGCCGGGCTTGGTGGAGTGCCACACCCACCTGGTATTCGGGGGCAACCGGGCCGCCGAGTTTCAGCGCAAGCTGCAGGGCGAGTCTTACCTTGATATTCTGGCCAGCGGGGGCGGCATTCTGAGCACCGTGCGCGCCACCCGGGCCGCTTCCGACGCCCAGCTGCTGGAAAACGCCCTGCACCATTTGGCCGGCTTCCGGTGCTACGGGGTAACCACCCTGGAAGCCAAAACCGGCTACGGCCTTGATGCGGCCACCGAACTGCGCCTGCTCCAGACGGCCCGGGAAACCGGCCGGCAGCAGCCCACGCGGATTGTGTCCACCTTTCTGGGTGCCCACGTGCCCGGCCCCGAATATGCGGGCCGCCCGGCCGCCTACCTCGACATGCTGGCGGCCGAAGTCCTGCCCCGGCTCGACCCCACCGAGGTGCCGTTCGTGGATATTTTCTGTGAGCAGGGGGCCTTTTCCGTGGCCGATTCGAGGCGCTACCTGGCGCGGGCCCGGGAGCTGGGCTTCGGGCTGAAAATTCATGCCGAGCAGCTCCACGACTTGGGCGGTTGCGAAATGGCCGCCGGGCTGGACGCCGTCAGTATAGACCACTGCGACTACCTGACGCCGGCCGCCGCCGCCCGTATTGCTGCCCTTACTGGTGGGCGCACGGTGGCCGTGCTGCTGCCGCTGGTACCGCTGTTTCTGCGGCAAGAGCAGTACGCGCGCGGCCGGCAGCTGATTGAAGCGGGTTTGCCCGTAGCCATCAGCACCGACTTCAACCCCGGCTCCTGTCCCAGCAAAAACCTGTGGCTGGCCGTGGCGGTGGCCTGCCTGAAGATGGGTTTCACGCCCCGCGAGGCCCTGGCCGCTGTAACGCTCAATGCCGCCTGGGCCATCGGGCAGCAGCAGGAATGCGGCAGTCTGGAGCCCGGCAAGCGGGCCGATGTGCTGGTGCTGGACGTGCCTACCCCCGAAGAAATACCGTACTGGCTGGGCGAAAACCCGGTCCGGACGGTGATTATCGGCGGGCAGGTGCAAGCAAGCTGA
- a CDS encoding T9SS type A sorting domain-containing protein — protein sequence MKKTLLTLSILLGGYEVWAQLPTNSFAVTAPCPASAGNPSVLQQVNTDGSLTPIATVMDGTTPLILNALGCDVADPTAVYAMNVQQPVTLANFDTPPNLYRISLSTAAATNLGTVTPPPLPTTGLSPVGPFEAVFREIRQTFNFIGDGGPGSEYYVGGVTGRVILGFSGFRVADVRLYVGVVQLSPFTTASPVWRLLDTSSDPATAAVLATYQAQLQAYLNSGGSGPVPEGGIQDWVYDVRTGNLISYLGQEDKFLTISNPATSPRGVTTTPSPAIPTQQNIGSMFTDRDGNVYAVDADGGTIYKIDRLTGSYSGRSYGSAFGCSRGDAVSMPGALPLPVKLVRFAATAGSTGVRFEWETASEKNAAYFEVESSATATSWQPVVRVAAANRPTGQRYSAFEPGASLSLTYYRLAMHDADGSVAHSQVQVVGPSARGLATTYPNPARDEIKVVLAAPEQASRLELLNSRGQVVRHWEPAAGTPLIQLPTAGLAAGLYMLRVHQAGGTSTSRIAVAGSGQ from the coding sequence ATGAAAAAGACGCTACTCACTCTTTCTATTTTGCTTGGCGGATACGAGGTATGGGCCCAGCTTCCAACCAACAGCTTCGCCGTTACGGCCCCGTGTCCGGCCAGTGCGGGTAACCCGTCGGTGCTGCAGCAGGTGAACACCGATGGTTCTCTGACCCCCATCGCCACCGTTATGGATGGCACTACCCCCCTGATTCTGAACGCGCTGGGCTGCGACGTGGCCGACCCTACGGCGGTGTACGCCATGAACGTGCAGCAGCCCGTGACCCTGGCTAACTTCGATACCCCGCCCAACCTGTACCGAATTTCGCTGAGCACGGCCGCAGCCACCAACCTGGGCACGGTTACGCCCCCACCGCTGCCCACCACCGGCCTCTCGCCGGTAGGGCCGTTTGAAGCGGTGTTTCGCGAAATCCGCCAGACCTTTAACTTTATCGGCGACGGTGGGCCAGGCTCCGAGTACTACGTGGGCGGGGTCACGGGCCGGGTTATTCTGGGCTTTAGCGGATTTCGGGTGGCCGATGTGCGCCTGTACGTGGGGGTAGTGCAGCTCAGTCCATTCACTACGGCCAGCCCCGTCTGGCGCCTGCTCGATACGTCGTCGGACCCGGCCACGGCCGCCGTGCTGGCCACCTACCAGGCCCAGTTGCAAGCCTACCTGAACAGCGGCGGCAGCGGCCCGGTGCCCGAGGGCGGCATCCAGGACTGGGTGTACGATGTGCGCACGGGCAACCTGATCAGCTACCTGGGCCAGGAAGACAAGTTTCTGACCATTAGCAACCCGGCTACTTCGCCCCGGGGCGTAACCACCACCCCAAGCCCGGCCATTCCGACCCAGCAGAATATAGGCTCCATGTTCACGGACCGCGACGGTAATGTGTACGCCGTGGACGCCGACGGCGGCACTATCTACAAGATTGACCGCCTGACCGGCAGCTACTCGGGCCGCTCCTACGGCTCGGCCTTCGGGTGCTCCCGCGGCGACGCCGTGAGCATGCCGGGCGCTCTGCCCCTGCCCGTGAAGCTGGTGCGCTTCGCGGCTACTGCCGGTAGCACCGGTGTGCGCTTTGAGTGGGAAACCGCCAGCGAGAAAAACGCGGCCTACTTTGAGGTGGAAAGCAGCGCCACGGCTACCAGCTGGCAGCCCGTAGTGCGGGTAGCGGCCGCCAACCGGCCCACGGGTCAGCGCTACTCTGCCTTCGAGCCCGGCGCGTCCCTCAGCCTGACCTACTACCGCCTCGCCATGCACGATGCCGATGGTAGCGTGGCGCACTCGCAGGTGCAGGTAGTAGGCCCCTCGGCGCGCGGGCTAGCAACCACTTACCCCAACCCGGCCCGCGACGAAATTAAGGTGGTACTGGCCGCGCCGGAGCAGGCCAGCCGCCTGGAGCTGCTGAACTCCCGCGGGCAGGTAGTACGGCACTGGGAGCCTGCGGCGGGCACTCCCCTGATTCAGCTTCCTACGGCCGGACTGGCAGCGGGTCTTTACATGCTGCGCGTGCACCAGGCCGGCGGCACCAGCACCTCGCGCATCGCGGTAGCCGGCAGCGGGCAATAG
- a CDS encoding bifunctional 2-polyprenyl-6-hydroxyphenol methylase/3-demethylubiquinol 3-O-methyltransferase UbiG, producing MLTPNPRPDYLDLNRALWNAKVPYHLDSEFYDVAGFRAGRSSLNDIESDLLGEVGGRRILHLQCHFGQDSLSLARLGAQVTGVDLSDEAIEAARQLATELQLPAEFICSDVYNLPEVLPAEPGFDVVFTSYGVLGWLPDLDQWAGVAARYLRPGGRLVLVEFHPVVWMFDAQFTRVEYSYFNREAIEETTSGSYADAAAPLAHPSVSWNHDLGEVLGSLLRQGLELRSFQEYDYSPYNCLAGLQETGPGRYQLAALPGKLPLVYSVVMQRPH from the coding sequence ATGCTTACCCCCAACCCTCGCCCCGACTACCTCGACCTGAACCGCGCCCTCTGGAACGCCAAGGTGCCTTACCATCTCGACTCCGAGTTTTATGATGTGGCGGGCTTCCGGGCCGGCCGTTCTTCCCTCAACGACATTGAGTCAGACCTGCTGGGAGAGGTAGGCGGGCGCCGGATTCTGCACCTGCAGTGCCACTTCGGACAAGACTCGCTTTCCCTGGCCCGGCTGGGCGCGCAGGTAACGGGCGTCGATTTGTCGGACGAGGCTATTGAGGCGGCCCGGCAGCTGGCCACGGAGCTGCAGCTGCCCGCTGAGTTTATCTGCTCCGATGTGTACAACCTGCCCGAAGTGCTGCCCGCCGAGCCCGGTTTTGATGTGGTATTTACCTCCTACGGGGTGCTGGGCTGGTTGCCCGACCTGGATCAATGGGCGGGGGTAGCGGCCCGCTACCTGCGGCCCGGCGGCCGACTGGTGCTGGTAGAGTTTCACCCGGTCGTCTGGATGTTCGACGCGCAGTTTACCCGCGTAGAGTACAGCTACTTCAACCGCGAAGCTATTGAGGAAACCACCAGCGGCTCCTACGCCGATGCCGCCGCGCCCCTGGCCCATCCATCCGTTTCCTGGAACCACGATTTGGGCGAAGTACTGGGCAGCCTCCTGCGGCAGGGCCTGGAGTTGCGGAGTTTTCAGGAGTATGACTACTCGCCCTACAACTGCCTGGCCGGCCTGCAGGAAACCGGGCCCGGCCGCTACCAGCTGGCTGCCCTGCCCGGCAAGCTGCCCCTGGTTTATTCCGTAGTGATGCAACGCCCCCACTAA
- a CDS encoding 2'-5' RNA ligase family protein, whose product MLLPLDAPLILTLTLDEAAQTHFNALRQLYFPPERNYLQAHVTLFHHLPGPEAPAIADYLSRVAAATPLLPLQVAGLRFLGRGVAYDLQNPELLQLHRSLQTAWAAWLTPQDQQRLRPHITVQNKVEPTVARALHQELTTQFEPFEATGTGLTLWAYRNGPWEQLAQFPFQG is encoded by the coding sequence ATGCTCCTACCCCTCGATGCGCCCCTGATCCTGACCCTTACCCTGGATGAAGCCGCGCAGACCCACTTCAACGCCCTGCGCCAGCTCTACTTCCCACCCGAGCGCAACTACCTGCAGGCCCACGTCACGCTGTTCCATCACCTGCCCGGCCCCGAGGCACCGGCCATTGCCGACTACCTGAGCCGGGTTGCGGCCGCTACCCCCCTGCTGCCCCTGCAGGTTGCGGGGCTGCGGTTTCTGGGCCGCGGCGTGGCCTACGACCTCCAGAACCCCGAGCTGCTGCAGTTGCACCGGAGCCTGCAAACGGCCTGGGCTGCTTGGCTCACCCCTCAGGATCAGCAGCGCCTCAGGCCCCACATCACGGTGCAGAATAAAGTAGAGCCCACTGTGGCCCGCGCCCTGCACCAGGAGCTAACCACACAGTTTGAGCCGTTTGAAGCTACCGGCACGGGCCTCACCCTGTGGGCGTACCGCAACGGCCCCTGGGAGCAGCTGGCGCAGTTTCCCTTTCAGGGTTGA
- a CDS encoding BLUF domain-containing protein has product MDLLHHLIYQSEAVAPLTEAELGRLLEQCYYHNQLTHITGILLFDGSRFLQVLEGPPPAVAAVFGRIRTDCRHTAVQVLADGPVTHRQFAGWAIGLVDEVRTSSTLACRDLPGLHTVTDAALWLLIREFQANTRRARRLVAP; this is encoded by the coding sequence ATGGACTTGTTACACCATCTGATATACCAAAGCGAAGCGGTAGCTCCTTTAACGGAGGCGGAGCTGGGGCGCCTGCTGGAACAGTGCTACTATCATAACCAGTTAACCCATATCACGGGCATCCTGCTTTTTGACGGGAGCCGTTTTTTACAAGTGCTGGAAGGCCCACCCCCGGCCGTAGCTGCCGTTTTCGGCCGCATCCGCACCGACTGCCGCCATACGGCCGTGCAAGTGCTGGCCGATGGCCCCGTGACGCACCGGCAGTTTGCCGGCTGGGCCATTGGCCTGGTGGATGAAGTGCGGACGTCCTCAACTCTGGCGTGCCGGGACCTGCCCGGCCTGCATACCGTCACGGATGCGGCCCTGTGGCTGCTGATCCGGGAATTTCAGGCCAACACCCGCCGCGCCCGCCGGTTGGTGGCCCCGTAA
- the pncA gene encoding bifunctional nicotinamidase/pyrazinamidase, which yields MKALLLIDIQNDFLPGGSLAVPGGDEIITLANELQPTYDLVVATQDWHPAQHQSFASQHPGRQPFEQIDLHGLPQTLWPDHCVQGTAGAEFSPALDQHRIEAIFRKGTNPEIDSYSGFFDNGHRKSTGLADFLRGRGVRQVHLCGLAADFCVNFSALDALQEGFQVTFLEAATRAISAEGYARARQELQRRGAQIG from the coding sequence ATGAAAGCTCTGCTGCTGATTGATATTCAGAACGACTTCCTGCCGGGCGGCTCCCTGGCCGTGCCTGGCGGCGACGAAATCATTACCCTGGCCAACGAGCTGCAGCCTACCTACGACCTAGTAGTTGCCACCCAGGACTGGCACCCGGCTCAACACCAGAGCTTTGCCAGCCAGCACCCCGGTCGCCAGCCCTTCGAGCAGATTGACCTGCACGGCCTGCCCCAGACCCTCTGGCCCGACCACTGCGTGCAGGGCACGGCCGGCGCCGAGTTCAGCCCCGCCCTGGACCAGCACCGCATCGAGGCCATTTTCCGCAAGGGCACCAACCCCGAAATCGATTCGTACAGCGGCTTCTTCGACAACGGCCACCGCAAAAGCACCGGTCTGGCCGACTTCCTGCGAGGGCGCGGGGTGCGGCAGGTGCACCTCTGCGGGCTGGCCGCCGACTTCTGCGTGAACTTCTCGGCCCTCGATGCCCTGCAGGAAGGCTTTCAGGTTACCTTTTTGGAGGCGGCTACCCGGGCCATTTCGGCGGAGGGATATGCCCGGGCCCGGCAGGAGTTGCAGCGGCGCGGGGCCCAGATAGGTTAG
- a CDS encoding mechanosensitive ion channel family protein, producing the protein MSDFFSDLEQLRLIMHAAGVVAGSLVAGWLLKWLAFWLLAAYNRREPALLAQSVLQHLSQPSAWFFPVLVLSFVLPLTRLEDRALEVARRLVETALLTTFAWGLVKTVDVVEDLVQHHYRLTDDDNLRVRKLFTQLQFVKKLAVTLIIFVATALVLMSFATVRKIGTGLLTSAGIASVIVGFAAQRSISNLLAGFQIAFTQPIRLDDVLVVEGEWGRVEEITFTYVVLRIWDERRLVLPLNYFIEKPFQNWTRTTSQLLGTVFLYTDYTIPVEAVRIELQRLVEENPLWDGRVCVLQVTDSKERTLELRCLVSASNSSRAFDLRCAVREQLVHFIQEHYPHSLPKSRTLVEAPDQPFTPAPIEE; encoded by the coding sequence ATGTCTGACTTCTTTTCTGATCTGGAACAGCTCCGCCTCATTATGCACGCCGCTGGGGTGGTGGCGGGCAGCCTGGTGGCCGGCTGGCTGCTGAAGTGGCTGGCTTTCTGGCTGCTGGCGGCCTACAACCGGCGCGAGCCCGCTCTGCTGGCCCAGTCGGTGCTGCAACACCTGAGCCAGCCCAGCGCCTGGTTTTTCCCGGTGCTGGTGCTATCCTTCGTGCTACCCCTCACCCGCCTCGAAGACCGTGCCCTGGAGGTGGCCCGCCGTCTGGTGGAAACGGCCCTGCTCACCACTTTTGCCTGGGGCCTGGTCAAGACCGTGGACGTGGTAGAGGACCTGGTGCAGCACCACTACCGCCTCACCGACGACGACAACCTGCGGGTGCGCAAGCTGTTCACCCAGCTGCAGTTCGTGAAGAAGCTGGCCGTCACGCTCATCATTTTCGTGGCTACGGCGCTGGTACTCATGAGCTTCGCCACGGTACGCAAAATCGGGACGGGTTTGCTCACCTCGGCCGGCATTGCCAGCGTGATTGTGGGCTTCGCGGCGCAGCGCTCCATCAGCAACCTGCTGGCTGGCTTCCAGATTGCCTTCACCCAACCCATCCGGCTGGATGATGTGCTGGTGGTGGAGGGCGAGTGGGGCCGGGTAGAGGAAATTACGTTTACCTATGTGGTGTTGCGCATCTGGGACGAGCGCCGCCTGGTGCTTCCACTCAATTACTTCATTGAGAAGCCTTTCCAGAACTGGACCCGCACCACTTCCCAGCTACTGGGCACCGTGTTTCTGTACACCGACTACACCATTCCGGTAGAGGCCGTGCGGATTGAGCTGCAGCGCCTGGTAGAAGAAAACCCGCTCTGGGACGGGCGCGTGTGCGTACTGCAGGTCACCGATTCCAAGGAGCGGACCCTGGAGCTGCGCTGCCTGGTGAGTGCCTCCAACTCCAGCCGGGCCTTCGATTTGCGCTGCGCGGTGCGCGAGCAGCTGGTGCATTTTATACAGGAGCACTACCCCCACAGCCTGCCCAAAAGCCGCACCCTGGTAGAAGCCCCGGATCAGCCATTTACCCCAGCGCCAATAGAGGAATAA
- a CDS encoding GNAT family N-acetyltransferase, with protein sequence MIRLEYFTPSDFDQLITWIDSPHLLMNWSGPMFNYPLNPDKLDWYLQDSNVPGASDVFIFKAIDTTTEAVVGHISLGSISQKNNAARVSRVFIDPQQRGRGFAARMLTEVLRFGFEQLHLHRIDLGVYSFNEAAIRAYTRAGMQREGCSRDVLKYEGEYWSLVEMSMLKPEWQALHPAVVVEAAA encoded by the coding sequence ATGATCCGACTGGAATATTTCACCCCCTCTGACTTCGATCAACTTATTACCTGGATTGACTCGCCCCACCTGCTCATGAACTGGTCGGGCCCCATGTTCAACTACCCCCTCAACCCTGACAAGCTGGACTGGTACCTGCAGGATAGCAACGTGCCCGGCGCCTCGGATGTATTTATCTTCAAGGCCATTGACACAACTACCGAGGCGGTAGTGGGTCATATTTCCCTGGGCAGCATCAGCCAGAAAAACAACGCGGCCCGCGTGAGCCGGGTGTTTATTGATCCGCAGCAGCGGGGCCGGGGCTTTGCCGCCCGCATGCTCACGGAGGTGCTGCGCTTCGGCTTCGAGCAGTTGCACCTGCACCGCATCGACCTGGGCGTGTACAGCTTCAACGAGGCCGCCATCCGGGCCTACACCCGCGCCGGCATGCAGCGCGAGGGCTGCTCCCGCGACGTGCTCAAGTACGAAGGCGAGTACTGGAGCCTGGTGGAAATGAGCATGCTCAAGCCCGAGTGGCAGGCCCTGCACCCGGCCGTGGTTGTGGAGGCCGCCGCCTAG
- a CDS encoding SDR family oxidoreductase, which produces MNLAGNTVLITGGGSGIGLALAERFQQAGSTVIAVGRREDKLREAQQQLPGLHIRTCDVAQAADRVALAEWARQEFPQLNVLVNNAGIQRRFQLTEEEDWETRRQELVINVEAPIHLTTLLIPHLRTQTNPAIINVTSGLAFAPMAQAPIYSATKAALHSFTLSLRHQLAATPIRVLEVVPSAVNTDLGGAGLHTWGVPVNDFADSVMQRLAAGEQEVGYGTSEEIRRASREQIDARFQLINNR; this is translated from the coding sequence ATGAATCTGGCTGGAAATACGGTATTGATTACGGGCGGCGGCTCGGGCATAGGGCTGGCCCTGGCCGAGCGGTTTCAGCAGGCAGGCAGCACGGTTATAGCCGTGGGCCGCCGCGAAGACAAGCTCCGGGAGGCGCAGCAGCAGTTGCCCGGCCTCCACATCCGGACCTGCGACGTAGCCCAGGCCGCCGACCGGGTGGCCCTGGCTGAGTGGGCCCGGCAGGAGTTTCCGCAGCTAAACGTGCTGGTGAATAACGCGGGCATTCAGCGCCGCTTCCAGCTGACGGAGGAAGAGGACTGGGAAACCCGCCGGCAGGAGCTGGTTATCAACGTAGAGGCGCCCATTCACCTGACTACGCTGCTGATTCCGCACCTGCGAACCCAGACCAATCCGGCCATTATCAACGTTACGTCGGGGCTGGCGTTTGCTCCCATGGCCCAGGCTCCCATATACAGCGCCACCAAGGCGGCCCTGCACTCCTTTACCCTGTCGTTGCGGCACCAACTGGCGGCTACCCCCATCCGGGTGCTGGAAGTGGTGCCCTCGGCCGTAAACACCGACCTCGGCGGGGCCGGCCTGCACACCTGGGGCGTGCCCGTGAATGATTTTGCCGACTCCGTGATGCAGCGCCTAGCCGCCGGCGAGCAGGAAGTGGGCTACGGCACCTCCGAGGAAATCCGCCGGGCCTCACGGGAGCAAATCGACGCCCGCTTCCAGCTCATCAACAACCGCTGA